The Streptomyces seoulensis genome contains a region encoding:
- a CDS encoding DMT family transporter, which yields MSTVTPSRTQSPAATSAPTRPPRLLDWRLRFGLLSLIWGFSFLLIKVGTGAYAPFQVTLGRLLFGTAVLVAAMAVKRERLPRGGRTWAHLTVAAFFLNALPFSLFAFAELTIPSTLAGICNATSPLWGMAFSLVALSEDRPTRVRVAGLGLGFLGVLTVLGAWQGFHGLDARGTALALLASLSYPVGWIYVRRTLAGTGNSHLSMTGAQLLLATVQLAVVTPLFTSLPARFAVGPLLAVAALGAVGTGLAMLIQYGLVAEVGPTTAQMVTYFVPVIATVAGVTILGESLRWTTPVGAVIVIVGAALTQVRRKG from the coding sequence ATGAGCACGGTCACCCCTTCCCGGACCCAGTCCCCCGCCGCCACTTCGGCCCCCACCCGCCCGCCCCGCCTTCTCGACTGGCGCCTGCGCTTCGGCCTGCTGTCCCTGATCTGGGGCTTCAGCTTCCTGCTGATCAAGGTCGGCACGGGCGCCTACGCCCCCTTCCAGGTCACCCTGGGCCGCCTGCTGTTCGGTACGGCCGTGCTGGTGGCGGCCATGGCCGTGAAGCGGGAGCGGCTGCCGCGCGGGGGCCGCACCTGGGCCCACCTGACGGTCGCCGCGTTCTTCCTGAACGCCCTGCCCTTCTCCCTCTTCGCGTTCGCCGAGCTGACGATCCCCTCCACGCTGGCCGGCATCTGCAACGCCACCTCACCGCTGTGGGGCATGGCGTTCTCCCTGGTCGCCCTCTCCGAGGACCGGCCGACCAGGGTCCGCGTCGCCGGGCTCGGGCTCGGCTTCCTCGGGGTGCTCACCGTCCTCGGCGCCTGGCAGGGCTTCCACGGCCTGGACGCCAGGGGCACCGCACTGGCCCTGCTGGCCTCGCTGAGCTACCCGGTCGGCTGGATCTACGTGCGGCGGACGCTGGCGGGCACGGGCAACTCGCATCTGTCGATGACCGGCGCGCAGTTGCTGCTCGCCACCGTCCAGCTCGCCGTCGTCACGCCGCTGTTCACCTCGCTCCCGGCCCGCTTCGCGGTGGGTCCGCTGCTGGCGGTGGCCGCGCTGGGCGCCGTCGGCACGGGCCTGGCGATGCTCATCCAGTACGGGCTGGTCGCCGAGGTCGGCCCGACCACGGCTCAGATGGTCACCTACTTCGTCCCGGTGATCGCCACCGTGGCCGGGGTGACGATCCTCGGCGAGTCGCTGCGCTGGACCACTCCGGTGGGTGCGGTGATCGTCATCGTCGGGGCGGCGCTGACGCAGGTCAGGCGCAAGGGCTGA
- a CDS encoding aminotransferase class I/II-fold pyridoxal phosphate-dependent enzyme, translated as MLGEYPIQGRGAAEIAASVEHAVGSGELLPGQSLPPMRELAARLDVNPNTVAAAYRTLRERGVIETAGRRGSRVRPKPATTGREELRVDVPEGARDLSTGNPDPALLPALAPAFAAAAAHADRDPVLYGDDPADPGLVRAARAALDADGVPAGPLTLASGSLDAVERVLAAHLRPGDAVAVEDPGWGSMLDLIPALGLRVVPVGVDDEGPLPDGLDVALRSGARALIVTARAQNPTGASVSASRARRLRAVLREHPGTVLIEDDHGHGFVDLPAHPLAGATRHWAFVRSVSKTYGPDLRLAVLAGDARTVDLVRGRQRLGPGWVSHLMQRAVARLWADDAVGPEVAAAYSARRRRLLDALAVRGVAAYGRSGMNVWVPVPDETGAVARLLQHGWAVAPGARFRLDSPPAVRITVSPLTEADIAPLADAVAAAVRPSPARSYG; from the coding sequence CCAGCGTCGAACACGCGGTCGGCTCAGGGGAGCTGCTGCCGGGCCAATCGCTGCCGCCCATGCGGGAGTTGGCGGCCCGGCTCGACGTGAATCCCAATACGGTCGCGGCCGCCTACCGCACCCTGCGCGAGCGCGGAGTGATCGAGACCGCCGGCCGCAGGGGGAGCAGGGTCCGCCCGAAACCGGCGACGACCGGCCGGGAGGAGCTGCGCGTCGACGTGCCCGAGGGTGCGCGGGACCTGTCCACCGGCAACCCCGACCCCGCACTGCTGCCCGCGCTCGCCCCGGCGTTCGCGGCGGCCGCCGCCCACGCCGACCGCGACCCGGTGCTCTACGGCGACGACCCGGCCGACCCCGGCCTCGTCCGCGCCGCCCGGGCCGCACTCGACGCCGACGGTGTCCCCGCCGGGCCGCTCACCCTCGCCTCCGGCTCCCTCGACGCCGTCGAACGCGTCCTCGCAGCCCACCTGAGGCCGGGCGACGCGGTCGCCGTGGAGGATCCCGGCTGGGGGAGCATGCTCGACCTGATCCCCGCGCTCGGGCTGCGAGTCGTCCCCGTGGGCGTGGACGACGAGGGCCCGCTGCCCGACGGACTGGACGTGGCCCTGCGCTCCGGCGCCCGCGCCCTGATCGTCACCGCCCGCGCCCAGAACCCCACCGGCGCCTCGGTGAGCGCCTCCCGCGCACGCCGGCTGCGCGCCGTGCTGCGCGAGCATCCGGGAACCGTGCTGATCGAGGACGACCACGGCCACGGCTTCGTCGACCTCCCGGCGCACCCCCTCGCGGGCGCCACCCGGCACTGGGCGTTCGTCCGTTCCGTGTCCAAGACCTACGGACCCGATCTCCGGCTCGCCGTCCTCGCCGGGGACGCCCGCACCGTCGACCTGGTGCGCGGACGTCAGCGGCTCGGCCCCGGCTGGGTGAGCCACCTGATGCAGCGCGCCGTCGCCCGGCTCTGGGCGGACGACGCGGTGGGGCCGGAGGTGGCGGCCGCGTACAGCGCGCGCCGGCGGCGGCTGCTCGACGCGCTCGCCGTACGCGGGGTCGCCGCGTACGGCCGCAGCGGCATGAACGTCTGGGTGCCGGTGCCCGACGAGACCGGCGCGGTCGCCCGGCTCCTCCAGCACGGCTGGGCGGTGGCCCCCGGCGCCCGCTTCCGGCTGGACTCACCGCCCGCGGTCCGCATCACGGTCTCGCCGCTGACCGAGGCGGACATCGCACCGCTCGCGGACGCGGTGGCCGCCGCGGTACGCCCGTCCCCGGCCCGCTCCTACGGGTGA